Genomic window (Maylandia zebra isolate NMK-2024a linkage group LG11, Mzebra_GT3a, whole genome shotgun sequence):
CTTCGCTTCACTACTTACTCTCATAGTGATCCAGAGCTCCAGATATTAACTTTTAATTATTTGGCTCCATGTTAgagggtttatttttttaatcttaaatgCTATCTTTCCCCGTATTATGCAAACTGCAAACTTAATTTGACCACTGAAATAATCAAGTACAGATCAGCGAGAGATGGGAAGGTGCTATGACCATTCAACCGCTTATTCTCTTAACAGCAAGAACTAAACAAGGACTCCACAGAGCCCTTTTAAGGGAATGAGAGTGTGGTTTTTAATTGCATTTGGTCCAATTTAATTAAGAAATGCCAGAGAATCCCCTGTGGTAATTACTGATTAAAAAGCAGGTAAGGCTGACAGGCATGGCCATCAAAAGCTACCAAGCTTGCAATCCAATCACTGCTTGTCATCCAAGGACACTTAAGACTCATCTGGGTGCAATATTAATTTGAGCCCTCATGTTTAGTTTTGTGTCCTAGCCTTAAGTCACCTCTTTGGAGAGCAGAGTTTTGTCCGTCTCTTTCCTCCCTTGACTTGAGTTTTTCAGAGTTGTCgtttatttggctttttttttttcaacaagtCCATAGAGAACACAAGAAAATAACTCTAATAAGAACAAGTGCTAATCCTCAGTTcttttaaaacacaaatttcatGTACAAAGTCATCACACGTAATTTCCGCTGTGCCCGAGTGGACACTTTCCTTTGCTCCAGTCTCCTTATAAGTTcattttcccttttgttttcattgcagTGGCCTGTAGAGATGCTGGTCCTGTTCCGACAAAAGCATCTGGTTAACaggtaataaaatataaagttcaGATATTAACTGATGCTTGCTCATGAATAAAACAGCTGCACAGTGGCTCACGTCCATGTTTCTTCCCCTCTTAAACAGGATGAAGAATCTCGCTTGTTCACAGATTTACTCAACCTGCTTCAGCACCTCGTCTTGATTCATGGAATAGTTTAAGTTGCTTCCTGGTGATTGTGCCTTCTATTGTTTACCCAGGGTTTagaaaaaagagggaaagaaaggggcGAAAGAGGCATGGAGCTCATTCTTGACCAATATCTCCATCTAGTGGGGGAGAAAATTATTCCATCTCCTTTCCCGTTATGTCTTGCCTGTCTTGCCTGTCTTGCCTGTCTTGCAATACTTTTTAATATGTGTCtgttattaaaaaacacattgttCTGACCGCTAAATAAAGATATTTTCTCTGCAGTATGTGGGTTGTTTGTGATTCTTCGCGTGTTTCCTCTAGCAACCTGTATCAATTTAAACtggaaaaacatgacattttgcACATGTAATAGAAGTAATGCTAACCTAATGCCATTATAAGAAACCTATATGTACTAAAGGTCCTTAGAGTAGGGAGGGGGGCCCTTCCTCCACCCCGGCCAGGCTTTGCTGTCAGGGGACAGAAAGCTGGCACTCTGACTTGGAAAAACACCTCGCGAACAAAGTTTTCATGTAGCTGAGAGAAAACTGCAACAGTGACAGTCTGCCCTGGCCATCTAGTGTTTATTTGCTTAATTGCACCGAGCCTCTCTTTGAAGCCTGGAAATTGCAGCACAGAACAAAGAGTTCACTGTGTTCCGTGCAGTTTGTGGCTATTATTTGCCAGTGGGGAGAAATGAGCGTGATTAATAGTTCATTATGGAATACATGTTGACAAGAGGCGCTGGCAACAAAGAGCGTGGGAATAAtaatgacgatgatgatgatgatgatgatgatgtcctCTCACAGTAGCGCTGCAGTCCAGCTCTGCCTGCGTTGTTTACTTGTGAGCGGGGCAGTCCTGGGTAATTTTTGGGAGTAACTTCAGTGGCACCCCgcctccccctccccctttcATTCCTGAGGCAAGACCAAGGAGAAACCGACTTGGTCCAGGCGGGAATGGTGAACGATCCACACAGAATGCAACCCAGACGGCTTCATTTTTAATCAAGTCATAATAGAAGGTTTtgcatgcattttatttatttatttatttgtgcgTGTTTAACGTAGGGaaactttttttcctcccctccaAGTAAAGTTTAGCTCACTGAGCGAAAAGTCTCAACTCACATTAGTTTCAAGGAGGCGGATATACGGTAAGTTCACTTTGACTTGTGCTCTGCTGAAATGAATGCGTTTCCTTGAACACGACTTTCATATTAATGCAGGTACAAATATATTAAATAGATTCTGCACGCATATAAACAGGACCCTGTGTCAGCAGCGTTTGATTGGTAGATATGTTCTTAGAAAGATATCGTCTTTCTACTtggtttctccaacgttgtttCCACCACCACCCCCAACTAAACGCCTGCGTCCACCATGTGACCGTCTAATTAGATAAGCCATCGCTCATGCTTCTCTCACGCCTACGCGTTCTTTGCATATACCTGCAATGCTTCTGTGCACTATGAAAGCCTTTTTTCCCTGCTCATAAATTTGCTCTAACTTCTACGTGCCAAGTTCACTGGAGGCTCGTTTTTGCGCTGAGCCGTGAGTTTGTGGCCAACAACTTGTGAAATGTCACTTAATCTGTAACAATCTGAATGGCTTCAATTGTTGACAACTCGCACAGATGTCAGAATATCATAGTTTTTCAGACTATACCTCACAGAATAAACTACGAAAGGAAAAAACCTCAAGTGTTGTTCCTTGGAAGTATGGTGATGCAGTCTGTTTGGAGTCTAAATATACCCCGTAACGGGTTTATGTAAGTGAAATGTAAAACACAAGCTCCTATTCCTAATTGCAAACAGTCTGTGTTAATCCCACTTTATTATAACCCATTATAATTCATTTTACGTGTTGCTCTACGGGCTTCTTTCCTGTCTCCCCATTATATTCCTCTCCATCACTCAGAAGGCTAACAAACAAGATTATTGGATTGGCACTTGTTCGAATAACTCACCCTGTATTTGTTTGATTAAACCTGATTGGCAGGCCTTTGTTGTTAATCCTGCTCCCAGGGTTGAAGTGTTCATTTCTCTCCACTCCAGGCTCCAGGTTCGTGTTCACACCCCCACTCTAGTCATGCATGAATCCCCATCAGTGCTTTGGGCCAGGGAGGGAGCCATTGGCTCTGCTAACATAGGCTTTGATCTTTGCATTGCAAAAGATGTTATTTCATGGCTTAGATTTTCTATGACTGCAGAGCTAAGCTTTGCGTACctgcattacattttttgttgtcctgttttggtatttttttcttgGTAATTAGGGCTGTGAAGCAAACAAAATTTCGCCTCATATACTGTCTTGAATGGACCTTCAGCCCATTTCCAATCATGAAGGGTGGGATCTGGTGAGATCATAACCTAAAACATAACCTTACACATATGGGTGTAAGAGAATCCCAGTGTACTAGGTAATATATAGACCGTAATGCTTCCCCCAAGGTTTTGCTCCACTTGTAAAGTAGATGACCCAGCAAAACCAGTCCAAATCCACTGACCAAATATCAAGTGCAACTCAACACCAGGCTTGCCTGGTACCCCTCCACTGCTGAGCTCCATATTCTGAGGGGCTGCGCTTGAAATAGACCCTCTTCGCTTACCCAGATTTAAGGCACTATGTATTAAGACTCCCATACAGAAAACATTCATGAGCCTGTTATGTGGCATCTAGCTGAGAAAGAGCATTGTCTCCCTACCAGGCATGGTGTCAATGATTTTCCACGTGAAACTCAGTTCAGTTTAACCATAGACTATTGTGAAAACAGTTCTGAACTTCATCGAAAGTGGCTGATTCTCCGTTAGCAGAACAGTGTGAGCAGCTGATTTATTTTAGACTAGAGGATGTCAGATATTCATGAAGAAAGATGTCATTCAGATTAAATTAAGCTTCTTCATAACCACACAAAGTTGTAAGCAGGCTGCTTCTATAGTTCTACAAAAACACCATCTGTGAACTTGGAGCATGTTTTGGAAACACAAAAAGTTATCTTTCACTTGCCTTAATTGAACACAAAAACATTCGCTAAAAGTCCAGGCTGGTAAAAGCATCTGCTGTAATCAGTTCTCCCAAATCGTCTTGGAATCAGACGTTCTTGTTAAGGAGATGAGATCTGAAATGAGGGTTGTAGAATTTGTTCTTCTAATGTGTAGATGTGTAAATTATGCCTTGATCAAGACAACTCTTAGAATTTTAGAAAACTCATTAAAGAGGTGCCCCTAGCTGGAAAATGCTTCAAAAATCTTCCTAAAACGTTGCGAGATTCCTCTTGATTGTTGCCCGATCTCATAAGCAGCTACTGGTAACATCTGATTGAGGCTCTTCTTTTTCATCTTTCCACTACTCACTTTGGGGTCGCCACAGCGGATTACCTTGCCTCCATATTACCCTGTCCTTAGGATCCACTTTTATCAACCAACCCTATGCATGACCTTCACTACACCCATAAAGATTCTCTTTGGACctcctttgtctttttctcctgcctggcagctccatcgtTAACATCCTTTGTCTAATAATATCACCAAATCAGTACttgcctgcactctcttcttcacctctcttgtccACTGTCTGTAGCTTAAAATGGTATTATTTGTTTGTCCCACTTGTCTGTCTTTCATTCACACAATGTGttatttcttcctgttttctccAGTGCATACCTCTTCTTCTCCAGGCTAGCATCTGATTGAGGTTGTTGCTAATAAAGAAAGTTGTTTGAGTTACTTTTTTTCAGCCTGCACTGTGAGGAATCAGTTGGCGTCTTGAATAAAGACACGAAAAGTAAAACTGTGTGTTATTAATCCAGTTGAATTGCGTTTGTCAGTtgtctttttttgggggggggggtttacaaCTGTGTACAATCGGGTTAAGACATTTATTGTTTCCTGTTATTGTGATTTCACATCCTGACACAGCCCAATCTTGTTTGACTTTTCCAAACAGGTACAATGGATCTTGTGACACTGGTGGCATTCAGTTCCTGGCTGGCTCCTGCGCTTGGTGGGTATTCTTTTCACGAGACCTTCAGCAGAATTACGTGCTTTCCCCCCTTTAAAACAAGCATGACCTTCTTCAGTTGCTTCCCCTTTCCCTAGCTTTTGCTTTAAGTCCTTCCATGCTAAATGAGCTGATGTGTCTGTATAATAGGATCAGCATTTGGAAGGGAGGTGTTTGGTAAGTTTGCGTGAGTGGTCACTGACGAAGCATGAACGTTCGATGTGCTTCTGTTTAATGTTGCATGCATAATTGTATGGCACTTTAACATGGTCAGATGTTTATAATGTCTAACATAATTTGCATACTTAAACAAAAATCAGCTTAAATCTTTCACCCCGGTGTTGTACACAGAGAAAAGGCCGTGTCAGACTAGTGTAAATGTTTCCTTATACAGCAGTTTGAATAAATCAGTTATTCAGACTGCTGCCAAGTTTTCCATTGTTAATGCAAGCTCTGGTCTCAGAGTTGTTTATCCGTGCACCCCGCATGCCATCGGCTGTGCTTGATCTTAAGCAGATCTTCTTTGACTTTTATGTCCGACTCTTGGGTTAGACCTTATTTTGGAAGACTTGTCGGCATCGGTATGATAGAATGTGTTTCTGCTTTGGTGAGGAAAAAGAATAATATTAGGATTTACTGCCCAAGAACAAGGTCAGCGTTAACTGTGTGACTTTCACCCTTCCTCTCCAGCAGCCAGGATGCAGTAGAACAGATAACATATTACTGAGTTCAGGGTTTCAACCGCATCAATCTTATTTGTAGCAGTTCATGTGATTCTTTCAGCAAGTGTCAGAAAAGTCTCTAAGCTTAAACTTTAGAACAGAAAGCTTTTACTCTTTAATAACTCTCCGCTTGCCTTATCATGTCAGTGCTTTCAGCATCGGCTATTATGGTCGAATATTGTTAATGATAACCGTTAAAAATAACGcattaattatgcaaaatgtTGCCTAACACAAGTATTTATGTAGCGTTCTCTTGTGCTCCTCCAAGGTTACACTGTTCTCACTCGGACCACTGACGCTCACATAAACAGTGCCTGCTTTCTCCTTTCTTATAATGAACAGTGTAGATCTGAAAGTCTGCAgccaacttttttttctccacatggAGGCAGAGATGGTGTTTGAACAGACCGATCTGAAGTTCCCCGCATTAGTGACAGAGCACGGATTAAAACAGGGCgatgaaataaaaatactggGGTAGAAGAAGCACAGTTATTATTTTccgggatttttttttaaatatctgggcTAGCGAGCATTTTATCCTCTACATTTCTTGTGATGTTTGAGACTTAAATAGAAACTGGTCCTCCTGCCAATAACTGGAACCCCTCTAATCCTGATTTTATTGATTTGAAGTTGGGTCTTAACAGTGTTAACACGCTGTTCCCATGAGAACAATGTCCATGCGTgcgtgttttgttctgttttgttttaattaaggaGCCAGCTACAAAATGAAGACCTTCATTAATAGGCGCTGTTTCAGATGTTTGCTCAACCCAGTTTTGTCCAACAACAGCCTCTCATTTGCTGACATGCACTTATGTAACCTGCTGAATTTCTTAATAGAGGTCAATGTTCtttgctttctctctcacagTTTCTGCAGCTGATGATGACAAAGGTGGGtattgtgggggttttttttttttttagaaagtcAAATTAGCTTAATCTAAGTACTCGCTGTAGAGCATTTACTGTAAACTGGTACTAGGCTcatttgtttcctcttttttgctttcttcttccAGACTACGACAGGGATTTTCAATACGGTGAGGGCTGAGCAGATGAACTTGGGCTTTTAATGATCGACCCTCCACACAGGAAACATCTGGGAGGTTGAGATgagtttacatttttcacttgttttttctccaaaagTGATGGAAAACTTCCACCCTAAGGCCAAGCTTCTGGAGTAAATCCAATGTAAATACAGAGCACTGTCACGGCTTTTTAGTCGACCCAAAGAAACAGAGTGTAGAGAATGACTGAACATCTGCATTTTATATgcacttttattgtgttttgttctcgaGGGTAGGGGATTATTTGGTAGTTGTCTCATGCCCACAGTGTACTATTCCACACAATTACCACTAAAACGGTGATCAAAACGCATCATTTTCACTGGggaaagttttttgtttgtttttgtccaaCTCGCTTTTTCCTCCATGTGTTTCTATTTGCTTCACTTACTTAAGGTCCACCAAAGTGTTTCCTGTTAAAATACACTTGGGCACAGCACTAAAATAATCAAAATGCTACACTACAGGAATAGGCTTTCCTAAGAGCAGTGATCTGTTGTTTACCGGATGCAATAACAGAGCTGTCTCAAGGAAGATATTGGTGGAGAATGAGTGCACTGTAATGCAAAAGTACCACAATCATTTGTATACGCAACCCTAAatttgcaacaacaacaaaaaaaaagttgtgacagtgtgtgaaatgtaaataaaaatggaatCTACTGATttgcaaattcaaataaaattgtatttactcattttgaatttgaaggcAGCAACACGTCTCAAAAAAAGTTGGGACGGGGACATGATGTTACCAACGTGCAGCATCCCCTCTTCTTTCAACAGCAGGGAAACATCTGGGAATCGAGCAGACCAGTTGCCAGACCTTTGGGAGAGGAATGTTGTTGACATGGGATTCTAGCAGCTAAACAGTCCTGGGACTTGTTGACTGTATTTCTCATTTTGTGACAGGCTCTTTTACAATGAGTGTAATAGAATCAGAGATTCAAGCTTTCGAACTGAGCACTGATACCAATCCAGATGTTTCATACCTGTCCTCTTTAGCCAGCGGGCATGGCatccatgttttccaaaaagaattGAAAATTCGATTTGATCACATAACGGTTTGGCCAAGAGAAGGTTTCTGTGGAacccaacctttttttttttttttttttttttagatgcgTTGCTGCCATGAAATTAAGAATGATCAAAGTTTTTAATGAAATAGTCAAAAATTGAGAAAAAGCCTTAGAAGTTACACACTACACTTGTAAGAATCATAGTTCGTATTGGCAACAAGAGAAAGTGCCATTAAAACCTCTGCTTCTAGGTTAATAGATTTATCTGAAGTTCAAAGTGATGATGTTGGCATGGGATACTGTTTGACTATAGTTGCATTATTTTTTATGACTTTAATTGCATTAGAGTAACAGGTAATAACTATTTAAATCCATAGCAGTTTGAATACATGTACAATGTACCGTAAtaagtgtttttgttctttttaacaacaaaataaacttgtgatcaaaatgttttttcagttgatatttattactaaagattttaacacattttactAAACCATGAAATGAATGTACATGTACtatatacaaataaatacagatAATTACTAATTAACAATACTCAAAATGATGTCAGGTATAATTAAAATATACCTATATTAGACAGACCTTTCTTCTTTTGATgttctctcgctctctgctgTTTGTCTCACGCCTTGCTTCCAGACTGAAGACTTCAAACGTTACATCATGTAAATCTGCAAACACTACAaagtgtttttagtttttttgttttttgttatttcagaTTATGAATCTCTGAGAATTGGTGGGCTGGTTTTTGCAGTGGTGCTGTTCTTCCTGGGCATCGCAATCATTGTCAGTAAGTGCATGGCCGTCTAAAGACACAGCAAGAGTGCAAATGTGTAAACGCAAAAGTGTAAGCGGATTGTATTCCCTGTGTGCGCAAACTCACCTCACAGCCCCCCT
Coding sequences:
- the LOC101477135 gene encoding FXYD domain-containing ion transport regulator 6 isoform X3; amino-acid sequence: MDLVTLVAFSSWLAPALVSAADDDKDYDRDFQYDYESLRIGGLVFAVVLFFLGIAIIVSRKCTCSKRDNPRPRGPDGEPGVRRV
- the LOC101477135 gene encoding sodium/potassium-transporting ATPase subunit gamma isoform X1, with the translated sequence MDLVTLVAFSSWLAPALGSAFGREVFVSAADDDKDYDRDFQYDYESLRIGGLVFAVVLFFLGIAIIVSRKCTCSKRDNPRPRGPDGEPGVRRV
- the LOC101477135 gene encoding uncharacterized protein LOC101477135 isoform X2 yields the protein MDLVTLVAFSSWLAPALGSAFGREVFVSAADDDKDYDRDFQYGSNTSQKKLGRGHDVTNVQHPLFFQQQGNIWESSRPVARPLGEECC
- the LOC101477135 gene encoding uncharacterized protein LOC101477135 isoform X5, which codes for MDLVTLVAFSSWLAPALVSAADDDKDYDRDFQYGSNTSQKKLGRGHDVTNVQHPLFFQQQGNIWESSRPVARPLGEECC